From one Triticum urartu cultivar G1812 chromosome 3, Tu2.1, whole genome shotgun sequence genomic stretch:
- the LOC125546429 gene encoding zinc finger CCCH domain-containing protein 33-like: MCPGLRNATAAMACATHDHPSSYLLELAAADDLPAFRRAVLEDNLSLVAASPWYGPSPKPTNTSNRLALHLRTPAMVAALYGSTTVLSYVLSIAPSEAARASASDGATPLLLAHQGRAPSAPHAARLLLSAGASSSDLLALDHHRRHQNRLPTSPTKKQQQPDSSSSPAEATARRTTKKDYSSDSAQTEDINAGVFATDDFRMYSFKVNPCSRAYTHDWTECPFAHPGENARRRDPRRVPYSCVPCPDFRRDPAACRKGDGCEYAHGVFESWLHPAQYRTRLCKDEVGCPRRICFFAHGTRQLRAVNPSAASMASPSPSSSPSPPRSSSSSSRPALTASLSSRELDLDADNQNQYARRMMMARANSPPDYSPDLVAAYVQALSSLQHQQQQQQQQQQQQQQQQSSARGNTKPPMGMGGLSARAAAFTNRSQTFVHRSPSPARSFKSPAPSSMLADWGSPDGKLDWGVQGAELRKSTSFGVRSRSNRGQEDMYSSWMNDGGSDMLAARWSDLEQMVA; encoded by the coding sequence ATGTGCCCGGGCCTCCGCAACGCCACCGCCGCCATGGCCTGCGCCACCCACGACCACCCCTCCTCCTACCTCCTcgagctcgccgccgccgacgacctgCCCGCCTTCCGCCGCGCCGTGCTGGAGGACAACCTCTCCCTCGTCGCCGCATCCCCGTGGTACGGCCCATCTCCCAAGCCCACCAACACCAGCAACAGGCTGGCGCTCCACCTGCGCACCCCCGCCATGGTCGCCGCGCTCTACGGCAGCACCACCGTCCTCTCCTACGTCCTCTCCATCGCCCCCTCCGAGGCCGCCCGCGCCTCCGCCTCCGACGGCGCCACCCCGCTCCTCCTCGCCCACCAGGGCCGCGCGCCCTCCGCGCCACAcgccgcccgcctcctcctcAGCGCCGGCGCCTCATCCTCCGACCTCCTCGCACTcgaccaccaccgccgccaccaaAACAGACTCCCCACCAGCCCTACCAAGAAACAACAACAACCAgactcctcctcctcgccggcggaGGCCACCGCCAGGAGGACAACCAAAAAGGACTACTCCTCCGACTCGGCCCAGACGGAGGACATCAACGCGGGCGTGTTCGCCACCGACGACTTCCGCATGTACAGCTTCAAGGTGAACCCGTGCTCCCGCGCCTACACGCACGACTGGACCGAGTGCCCCTTCGCCCACCCGGGGGAGAACGCCCGCCGCCGCGACCCGCGCCGCGTCCCATACTCCTGCGTCCCCTGCCCGGACTTCCGCCGCGACCCGGCAGCATGCCGCAAGGGCGACGGCTGCGAGTACGCGCACGGCGTCTTCGAGTCATGGCTCCACCCGGCGCAGTACCGCACCAGGCTCTGCAAGGACGAGGTCGGCTGCCCCCGCCGCATCTGCTTCTTCGCGCACGGCACCCGCCAGCTCCGCGCCGTCAACCCCTCCGCCGCCTCCATGGCCTCGCCATCCCCGAGCTCCTCGCCTTCGCCgccgcgctcctcctcctcctcctccaggcCGGCGCTCACCGCGTCGCTCAGCTCGCGGGAGCTCGACTTGGACGCCGACAACCAGAACCAGTACGCGCGCAGGATGATGATGGCCAGGGCCAACTCGCCGCCGGACTACTCGCCCGACCTCGTCGCCGCCTACGTGCAGGCGCTCTCCTCCCTgcagcaccagcagcagcagcaacagcagcagcagcagcaacagcaacagcagcagAGCAGCGCGCGCGGCAACACGAAGCCGCCCATGGGGATGGGGGGGCTGagcgcccgcgccgccgccttcaCCAACCGCAGCCAGACCTTCGTGCACCGCTCCCCGTCCCCGGCGCGGTCGTTCAAGTCCCCGGCGCCGTCGTCGATGCTGGCGGACTGGGGGTCGCCGGACGGGAAGCTGGACTGGGGCGTGCAGGGCGCGGAGCTGCGCAAGTCCACGTCTTTCGGGGTCAGAAGCAGGAGCAACAGGGGCCAGGAGGACATGTACTCGTCGTGGATGAACGACGGCGGCAGCGACATGCTGGCGGCGCGGTGGTCGGACCTGGAGCAGATGGTCGCCTAG
- the LOC125546430 gene encoding dnaJ protein P58IPK homolog B-like isoform X1, with protein sequence MAWRLALPLLLFYSPILLCSSSQEVQDNDPSKLFKSASEMMSLRKYDGALGLLNAVLELDPNHSEAYRQRATVLRHRCRHKEAESDYNKFLELKPGTASVEKELAQLLQAQNALESAYSQSDAGEFSKVLEYVNKIVLVFSPGCLKAKLLKAKALLALKDYSNVISETGFILKEDEDNLDALLLRGQAYYYLADHDVANRHYQKGLRLDPEHSELKKAYFGLKKLLKKTKSAEDNAAKSKFRVAVEDYKAALAMDPDHTMYNVQLYLGLCKTLVKLGRGKEAINSCTEALSIDEELVDALAQRGEAKLLTEDWEGAVEDLKEAAQKSPQDMAIREALMKAERQLKLSKRKDWYKILGISKTASAADIKRAYKRLALQWHPDKNVENREEAENMFREIASAYEVLSDEDKRVRYDRGEDLEEMGMGGGGGGFDPFGGGGGQQYTFHHGGGFPGGGFPGGFQFNFG encoded by the exons ATGGCGTGGCGGCTGGCGCTGCCGCTGCTGCTCTTCTACTCCCCCATcctcctctgctcctcctcccaAG AAGTCCAAGACAATGATCCCTCCAAATTGTTCAAGAGCGCCTCCGAGATGATGAGCCTAAGGAAATACGACGGAGCGCTCGGTCTGCTGAACGCTGTCCTTGAGCTCGACCCCAACCATTCCGAAGCTTACAGGCAGCGCGCAACGGTGCTTCGTCACAGATGCAG ACACAAGGAAGCTGAGAGTGACTATAACAAATTCCTGGAGCTCAAGCCTGGGACTGCTTCAGTGGAGAAGGAACTAGCTCAGCTGCTGCAGGCTCAAAACGCGTTGGAATCTGCTTATAGCCAGTCTGATGCTGGAGAATTCTCAAAAGTCCTGGAGTACGTCAATAAAATTGTGCTTGTCTTTTCTCCAGGTTGCTTAAAG GCAAAGCTTCTCAAGGCTAAAGCGTTGCTAGCACTGAAAGACTATTCAAATGTTATTTCGGAGACAGGATTTATTCTCAAGGAAGATGAAGATAACTTGGATGCACTGTTACTTCGTGGTCAAGCATACTATTACCTTGCTGATCATGATGTTGCCAACAG GCACTATCAGAAAGGCCTACGTCTAGACCCTGAACATTCAGAATTGAAGAAAGCATATTTTGGGCTGAAAAAACTTCTGAAGAAGACCAAGAGC GCAGAGGATAATGCTGCCAAGAGCAAGTTCCGCGTGGCTGTTGAAGACTACAAGGCAGCACTAGCAATGGATCCAGACCACACTATGTACAACGTACAACTTTATCTCGGGCTATGTAAGACTCTGGTTAAACTTGGGAGAGGCAAGGAGGCAATCAACAGCTGTACAGAAGCACTCAGCATAGATGAAGAACTTGTTGATGCTTTGGCACAG AGAGGTGAGGCTAAACTTCTAACAGAAGATTGGGAAGGTGCGGTTGAGGACCTCAAAGAGGCTGCCCAGAAATCCCCACAG GACATGGCAATCAGAGAGGCGCTCATGAAAGCTGAAAGGCAGCTCAAGCTGAGCAAAAGGAAAGACTGGTACAAGATCCTGGGCATCTCAAAGACAGCATCGGCTGCGGACATCAAGCGCGCGTACAAGAGGCTGGCGCTGCAGTGGCACCCGGACAAGAACGTGGAGAACCGCGAGGAGGCGGAGAACATGTTCCGAGAGATCGCCTCCGCATACGAG GTGCTTAGCGACGAGGACAAGCGTGTGAGGTACGACCGGGGAGAGGACCTGGAGGAGATGGGCAtggggggaggcggcggcggctttgaCCCGTTCGGCGGAGGCGGTGGGCAGCAGTACACGTTCCACCACGGCGGTGGGTTCCCCGGCGGGGGCTTCCCCGGTGGCTTCCAGTTCAACTTCGGGTAA
- the LOC125546430 gene encoding dnaJ protein P58IPK homolog B-like isoform X2, with amino-acid sequence MAWRLALPLLLFYSPILLCSSSQVQDNDPSKLFKSASEMMSLRKYDGALGLLNAVLELDPNHSEAYRQRATVLRHRCRHKEAESDYNKFLELKPGTASVEKELAQLLQAQNALESAYSQSDAGEFSKVLEYVNKIVLVFSPGCLKAKLLKAKALLALKDYSNVISETGFILKEDEDNLDALLLRGQAYYYLADHDVANRHYQKGLRLDPEHSELKKAYFGLKKLLKKTKSAEDNAAKSKFRVAVEDYKAALAMDPDHTMYNVQLYLGLCKTLVKLGRGKEAINSCTEALSIDEELVDALAQRGEAKLLTEDWEGAVEDLKEAAQKSPQDMAIREALMKAERQLKLSKRKDWYKILGISKTASAADIKRAYKRLALQWHPDKNVENREEAENMFREIASAYEVLSDEDKRVRYDRGEDLEEMGMGGGGGGFDPFGGGGGQQYTFHHGGGFPGGGFPGGFQFNFG; translated from the exons ATGGCGTGGCGGCTGGCGCTGCCGCTGCTGCTCTTCTACTCCCCCATcctcctctgctcctcctcccaAG TCCAAGACAATGATCCCTCCAAATTGTTCAAGAGCGCCTCCGAGATGATGAGCCTAAGGAAATACGACGGAGCGCTCGGTCTGCTGAACGCTGTCCTTGAGCTCGACCCCAACCATTCCGAAGCTTACAGGCAGCGCGCAACGGTGCTTCGTCACAGATGCAG ACACAAGGAAGCTGAGAGTGACTATAACAAATTCCTGGAGCTCAAGCCTGGGACTGCTTCAGTGGAGAAGGAACTAGCTCAGCTGCTGCAGGCTCAAAACGCGTTGGAATCTGCTTATAGCCAGTCTGATGCTGGAGAATTCTCAAAAGTCCTGGAGTACGTCAATAAAATTGTGCTTGTCTTTTCTCCAGGTTGCTTAAAG GCAAAGCTTCTCAAGGCTAAAGCGTTGCTAGCACTGAAAGACTATTCAAATGTTATTTCGGAGACAGGATTTATTCTCAAGGAAGATGAAGATAACTTGGATGCACTGTTACTTCGTGGTCAAGCATACTATTACCTTGCTGATCATGATGTTGCCAACAG GCACTATCAGAAAGGCCTACGTCTAGACCCTGAACATTCAGAATTGAAGAAAGCATATTTTGGGCTGAAAAAACTTCTGAAGAAGACCAAGAGC GCAGAGGATAATGCTGCCAAGAGCAAGTTCCGCGTGGCTGTTGAAGACTACAAGGCAGCACTAGCAATGGATCCAGACCACACTATGTACAACGTACAACTTTATCTCGGGCTATGTAAGACTCTGGTTAAACTTGGGAGAGGCAAGGAGGCAATCAACAGCTGTACAGAAGCACTCAGCATAGATGAAGAACTTGTTGATGCTTTGGCACAG AGAGGTGAGGCTAAACTTCTAACAGAAGATTGGGAAGGTGCGGTTGAGGACCTCAAAGAGGCTGCCCAGAAATCCCCACAG GACATGGCAATCAGAGAGGCGCTCATGAAAGCTGAAAGGCAGCTCAAGCTGAGCAAAAGGAAAGACTGGTACAAGATCCTGGGCATCTCAAAGACAGCATCGGCTGCGGACATCAAGCGCGCGTACAAGAGGCTGGCGCTGCAGTGGCACCCGGACAAGAACGTGGAGAACCGCGAGGAGGCGGAGAACATGTTCCGAGAGATCGCCTCCGCATACGAG GTGCTTAGCGACGAGGACAAGCGTGTGAGGTACGACCGGGGAGAGGACCTGGAGGAGATGGGCAtggggggaggcggcggcggctttgaCCCGTTCGGCGGAGGCGGTGGGCAGCAGTACACGTTCCACCACGGCGGTGGGTTCCCCGGCGGGGGCTTCCCCGGTGGCTTCCAGTTCAACTTCGGGTAA